A part of Chloroflexota bacterium genomic DNA contains:
- a CDS encoding queuosine precursor transporter: MINRKAYRYFDLVMATFVAVLLISNVASSKILRLGPFTFDGGTILFPISYIFGDILTEVYGYARSRRVIWAGFSAALLMAVVFMIVGALPPAEGWEGQEAYMLILGVTPRIVIGSLVAYFAGEFSNSFTLAKMKIWTKGRWLWTRTIGSTIVGEFVDTLLFVTIAFLGTLPTPLLWSVIVSNYIFKTGVEALATPLTYTVVGFLKKAENEDYYDYETDFNPFKITT; this comes from the coding sequence ATGATCAACCGGAAGGCGTATCGCTATTTCGATTTGGTGATGGCTACGTTCGTTGCTGTCCTGTTGATCAGCAACGTAGCATCGAGCAAGATATTGCGCCTGGGGCCCTTCACTTTTGATGGGGGCACTATCCTCTTTCCCATTAGTTACATCTTCGGCGACATTTTGACGGAAGTCTATGGCTACGCTCGTTCGCGCCGCGTGATCTGGGCGGGCTTCAGCGCTGCTTTGCTTATGGCTGTTGTGTTCATGATTGTGGGGGCGTTACCCCCTGCCGAGGGATGGGAGGGTCAGGAGGCTTACATGCTCATCCTGGGCGTAACGCCGCGCATCGTGATTGGCAGCCTGGTTGCCTATTTTGCTGGGGAGTTCTCCAACTCGTTCACGTTAGCCAAGATGAAGATATGGACCAAGGGCCGGTGGCTCTGGACGCGCACCATCGGCTCCACCATCGTTGGCGAATTCGTGGACACCCTGCTTTTCGTGACCATTGCCTTTTTGGGCACCTTACCGACACCACTCCTATGGAGCGTGATCGTATCCAATTATATCTTCAAGACCGGTGTTGAGGCTCTGGCGACGCCCCTCACTTACACCGTGGTGGGGTTCCTGAAGAAGGCGGAAAATGAAGACTACTACGATTATGAGACGGATTTCAACCCGTTCAAGATCACAACGTGA